In Streptomyces sp. 1222.5, a single window of DNA contains:
- a CDS encoding DUF6059 family protein, with translation MTTSSTPFAHTAGSRGPAALRLARRLLRSAYWSLSDFGWVWIGPMPSPSGPDPAGEIPPGHPERLTDLPLTPLERALERELTG, from the coding sequence GTGACCACTTCCTCCACGCCCTTCGCGCACACCGCCGGCAGCCGTGGGCCCGCAGCCCTGCGGCTGGCCCGCCGGCTGCTGCGCTCCGCCTACTGGTCCCTGTCCGACTTCGGCTGGGTGTGGATCGGCCCGATGCCCTCCCCATCCGGCCCCGACCCGGCGGGCGAGATCCCGCCCGGCCACCCGGAGCGGCTCACCGACCTGCCGCTGACCCCGCTGGAGCGCGCCCTGGAAAGGGAGCTGACGGGGTGA